One genomic window of Methanobacterium formicicum DSM 3637 includes the following:
- a CDS encoding HesA/MoeB/ThiF family protein, with the protein MLTSSEIKRYVRQTMIFGEEGQEKLKNAKVFIAGAGGLGSPISVYLAVAGVGNITIADHDIVELSNLNRQILHGDADINRKKTESAEETLTNLNADIKVNIISETITEDNVYDLVGDSDLIVDAMDNFDTRHTLNKAAFKLDIPYFHGAVSGFDGQATTIIPGKTACLNCIFPQSPPKSVFPIIGLTPGLIGVVQATEVVKYITGEGELLENEILLWDGLRSEVEKVKTNKRPDCEVCGK; encoded by the coding sequence ATGCTAACCAGTAGCGAAATTAAACGATATGTTCGTCAAACAATGATTTTTGGCGAAGAAGGACAGGAAAAACTTAAAAATGCAAAGGTATTCATTGCAGGTGCAGGAGGACTGGGTTCCCCTATATCAGTGTATCTAGCAGTGGCCGGAGTGGGAAACATAACCATAGCCGACCACGACATTGTGGAATTAAGCAACCTCAACCGACAGATCTTACATGGGGATGCAGATATAAACCGGAAAAAAACAGAATCAGCTGAAGAAACACTTACCAACTTAAATGCAGATATAAAAGTGAACATCATATCTGAAACCATCACTGAGGATAATGTTTATGATCTAGTTGGTGACTCAGATCTGATAGTGGATGCCATGGACAACTTCGACACCCGTCACACCCTCAATAAAGCTGCATTCAAGTTGGATATTCCCTACTTCCACGGTGCAGTAAGTGGATTTGATGGTCAGGCCACCACCATCATACCCGGTAAAACTGCATGTCTAAATTGCATATTCCCTCAAAGCCCCCCTAAATCAGTTTTCCCAATTATAGGACTTACACCCGGATTAATTGGAGTGGTACAGGCTACTGAAGTAGTTAAATATATTACGGGGGAGGGTGAGCTTCTGGAAAATGAGATACTTCTGTGGGATGGTTTGAGGTCAGAGGTAGAAAAAGTTAAAACCAATAAAAGGCCAGATTGTGAAGTATGTGGGAAATAG